A genomic window from Centroberyx gerrardi isolate f3 chromosome 14, fCenGer3.hap1.cur.20231027, whole genome shotgun sequence includes:
- the LOC139933455 gene encoding sodium-dependent lysophosphatidylcholine symporter 1 isoform X3, which translates to MADGTSEGREVLDPLQGSSDTKSPGIPLVRKISYAIGGMPYQLTQSVKGLFMQIFLLDVVQMDAFYASLILFLGRAWDAITDPIIGYLVSKSRRTRIGKLIPWIVFSLPFGIVSYIMMWFTPQDSMSPAFSFSWFFIWTCLFDLFLTCHHVPYSSLNMFLGGDQNARDSATGYRMGMEVFATLAGAVIQSQILGVYHSKKTRVCSQLNYSDTSSINLSYPALHNLTSSLTDTRRAYTVAALVLASLYFLCCLVLFLGVKEQLAPLSTLGRIQLPYLTGVKMAMRHTPYVRLIFGFLFSSLAFQMVQGNMALFYTYATNLGPYFQYIILATMTAATLSIPLWQILLGRLGKKTTLYIGLSIFAPVVAAIVYIGNSLPIFIFISIIGGFSLAVLYLLPWSMLPDVVDDFKVKNPSSKDLEPVFYSCFVFFNKFGGGLSVGLSTLVLQDASRYRGICTKQ; encoded by the exons ATGGCGGACGGTACGAGCGAAGGAAGAGAAGTGTTGGATCCGCTCCAAGGATCTTCTGATACA AAAAGCCCAGGTATCCCACTGGTGAGGAAGATCAGCTATGCAATAGGTGGCATGCCTTACCAGTTGACTCAGTCTGTGAAGGGATTGTTCATGCAGATTTTCCTGCTGGATGTGGTCCAG ATGGATGCTTTCTATGCCTCTCTGATCTTGTTCCTGGGTCGAGCTTGGGATGCTATAACGGACCCTATCATTGGATACTTGGTCAGCAAGAGTAGGAGGACACGCATCGGTAAACTCATCCCTTG GATTGTATTTTCTCTGCCATTTGGCATTGTCTCCTACATCATGATGTGGTTCACACCTCAGGACTCCATGTCTCCAGCATTCAGCTTCTCCTGGTTCTTCATCTGGACCTGCCTCTTCGACCTATTTCTGACT TGCCACCATGTTCCCTACTCATCACTCAACATGTTCCTGGGCGGAGACCAGAATGCCAGAGACTCAGCCACCGGATACA GAATGGGGATGGAGGTGTTTGCGACGCTGGCGGGTGCAGTCATTCAGAGTCAGATACTGGGGGTGTACCACTCCAAGAAAACACGGGTCTGCAGTCAACTCAACTACAGTGATACTTCCTCCATAAACCTCTCTTATCCTGCCCTCCATAACCTCACCTCATCCCTCACTGACACA AGGAGGGCCTATACAGTGGCTGCTCTGGTCCTGGCCTCCCTCTACTTCCTCTGCTGTCTGGTGCTCTTCCTGGGAGTCAAGGAGCAACTGG ctcctcttaGTACTCTGGGCAGGATCCAGCTGCCCTATCTGACTGGTGTGAAAATGGCGATGAGACACACTCCTTATGTCAGACTGATCTTtggctttcttttctcctcactCGCTTTTCAG ATGGTACAGGGGAACATGGCCTTATTCTATACCTACGCTACAAACCTGGGGCCTTATTTCCAATACATTATTCTTGCGACGATG ACAGCAGCTACACTGTCTATCCCGTTGTGGCAGATTCTGCTGGGTAGGCTGGGGAAGAAGACCACACTCTACATTGGCCTCTCT ATCTTTGCTCCAGTAGTGGCAGCCATTGTTTATATTGGCAACAGCCTTCCTATTTTCATCTTCATATCCATCATTGGAGGGTTCAGTCTGGCAGTGCTCTACCTGCTGccctg gtcTATGCTCCCAGACGTGGTGGATGACTTCAAGGTGAAGAACCCCAGCAGTAAAGACCTGGAGCCTGTCTTCTACTCCTGCTTCGTCTTCTTCAATAAGTTTGGAGGAGGGCTGTCTGTTGGATTATCCACCTTGGTGCTGCA AGACGCCAGCAGATACAGAGGGATTTGTACAAAGCAGT GA
- the LOC139933455 gene encoding sodium-dependent lysophosphatidylcholine symporter 1 isoform X1 codes for MADGTSEGREVLDPLQGSSDTKSPGIPLVRKISYAIGGMPYQLTQSVKGLFMQIFLLDVVQMDAFYASLILFLGRAWDAITDPIIGYLVSKSRRTRIGKLIPWIVFSLPFGIVSYIMMWFTPQDSMSPAFSFSWFFIWTCLFDLFLTCHHVPYSSLNMFLGGDQNARDSATGYRMGMEVFATLAGAVIQSQILGVYHSKKTRVCSQLNYSDTSSINLSYPALHNLTSSLTDTRRAYTVAALVLASLYFLCCLVLFLGVKEQLAPLSTLGRIQLPYLTGVKMAMRHTPYVRLIFGFLFSSLAFQMVQGNMALFYTYATNLGPYFQYIILATMTAATLSIPLWQILLGRLGKKTTLYIGLSIFAPVVAAIVYIGNSLPIFIFISIIGGFSLAVLYLLPWSMLPDVVDDFKVKNPSSKDLEPVFYSCFVFFNKFGGGLSVGLSTLVLHFVGYKPGACRHPPAVITALRVLMAPVPIVLLFTGILLFCLYPINEKRRQQIQRDLYKAVKDDAGVAMDTVSS; via the exons ATGGCGGACGGTACGAGCGAAGGAAGAGAAGTGTTGGATCCGCTCCAAGGATCTTCTGATACA AAAAGCCCAGGTATCCCACTGGTGAGGAAGATCAGCTATGCAATAGGTGGCATGCCTTACCAGTTGACTCAGTCTGTGAAGGGATTGTTCATGCAGATTTTCCTGCTGGATGTGGTCCAG ATGGATGCTTTCTATGCCTCTCTGATCTTGTTCCTGGGTCGAGCTTGGGATGCTATAACGGACCCTATCATTGGATACTTGGTCAGCAAGAGTAGGAGGACACGCATCGGTAAACTCATCCCTTG GATTGTATTTTCTCTGCCATTTGGCATTGTCTCCTACATCATGATGTGGTTCACACCTCAGGACTCCATGTCTCCAGCATTCAGCTTCTCCTGGTTCTTCATCTGGACCTGCCTCTTCGACCTATTTCTGACT TGCCACCATGTTCCCTACTCATCACTCAACATGTTCCTGGGCGGAGACCAGAATGCCAGAGACTCAGCCACCGGATACA GAATGGGGATGGAGGTGTTTGCGACGCTGGCGGGTGCAGTCATTCAGAGTCAGATACTGGGGGTGTACCACTCCAAGAAAACACGGGTCTGCAGTCAACTCAACTACAGTGATACTTCCTCCATAAACCTCTCTTATCCTGCCCTCCATAACCTCACCTCATCCCTCACTGACACA AGGAGGGCCTATACAGTGGCTGCTCTGGTCCTGGCCTCCCTCTACTTCCTCTGCTGTCTGGTGCTCTTCCTGGGAGTCAAGGAGCAACTGG ctcctcttaGTACTCTGGGCAGGATCCAGCTGCCCTATCTGACTGGTGTGAAAATGGCGATGAGACACACTCCTTATGTCAGACTGATCTTtggctttcttttctcctcactCGCTTTTCAG ATGGTACAGGGGAACATGGCCTTATTCTATACCTACGCTACAAACCTGGGGCCTTATTTCCAATACATTATTCTTGCGACGATG ACAGCAGCTACACTGTCTATCCCGTTGTGGCAGATTCTGCTGGGTAGGCTGGGGAAGAAGACCACACTCTACATTGGCCTCTCT ATCTTTGCTCCAGTAGTGGCAGCCATTGTTTATATTGGCAACAGCCTTCCTATTTTCATCTTCATATCCATCATTGGAGGGTTCAGTCTGGCAGTGCTCTACCTGCTGccctg gtcTATGCTCCCAGACGTGGTGGATGACTTCAAGGTGAAGAACCCCAGCAGTAAAGACCTGGAGCCTGTCTTCTACTCCTGCTTCGTCTTCTTCAATAAGTTTGGAGGAGGGCTGTCTGTTGGATTATCCACCTTGGTGCTGCA TTTTGTTGGGTATAAGCCAGGGGCTTGCAGACACCCGCCAGCAGTAATCACGGCCCTGCGGGTCCTGATGGCTCCTGTTCCCATCGTTCTGCTTTTCACTGGGATTCTGCTCTTCTGTTTGTACCCCATCAACGAGAAGAGACGCCAGCAGATACAGAGGGATTTGTACAAAGCAGT GAAGGACGATGCTGGTGTTGCTATGGATACAGTTTCATCCTAG
- the LOC139933455 gene encoding sodium-dependent lysophosphatidylcholine symporter 1 isoform X2, producing MADGTSEGREVLDPLQGSSDTKSPGIPLVRKISYAIGGMPYQLTQSVKGLFMQIFLLDVVQMDAFYASLILFLGRAWDAITDPIIGYLVSKSRRTRIGKLIPWIVFSLPFGIVSYIMMWFTPQDSMSPAFSFSWFFIWTCLFDLFLTCHHVPYSSLNMFLGGDQNARDSATGYRMGMEVFATLAGAVIQSQILGVYHSKKTRVCSQLNYSDTSSINLSYPALHNLTSSLTDTRRAYTVAALVLASLYFLCCLVLFLGVKEQLAPLSTLGRIQLPYLTGVKMAMRHTPYVRLIFGFLFSSLAFQTAATLSIPLWQILLGRLGKKTTLYIGLSIFAPVVAAIVYIGNSLPIFIFISIIGGFSLAVLYLLPWSMLPDVVDDFKVKNPSSKDLEPVFYSCFVFFNKFGGGLSVGLSTLVLHFVGYKPGACRHPPAVITALRVLMAPVPIVLLFTGILLFCLYPINEKRRQQIQRDLYKAVKDDAGVAMDTVSS from the exons ATGGCGGACGGTACGAGCGAAGGAAGAGAAGTGTTGGATCCGCTCCAAGGATCTTCTGATACA AAAAGCCCAGGTATCCCACTGGTGAGGAAGATCAGCTATGCAATAGGTGGCATGCCTTACCAGTTGACTCAGTCTGTGAAGGGATTGTTCATGCAGATTTTCCTGCTGGATGTGGTCCAG ATGGATGCTTTCTATGCCTCTCTGATCTTGTTCCTGGGTCGAGCTTGGGATGCTATAACGGACCCTATCATTGGATACTTGGTCAGCAAGAGTAGGAGGACACGCATCGGTAAACTCATCCCTTG GATTGTATTTTCTCTGCCATTTGGCATTGTCTCCTACATCATGATGTGGTTCACACCTCAGGACTCCATGTCTCCAGCATTCAGCTTCTCCTGGTTCTTCATCTGGACCTGCCTCTTCGACCTATTTCTGACT TGCCACCATGTTCCCTACTCATCACTCAACATGTTCCTGGGCGGAGACCAGAATGCCAGAGACTCAGCCACCGGATACA GAATGGGGATGGAGGTGTTTGCGACGCTGGCGGGTGCAGTCATTCAGAGTCAGATACTGGGGGTGTACCACTCCAAGAAAACACGGGTCTGCAGTCAACTCAACTACAGTGATACTTCCTCCATAAACCTCTCTTATCCTGCCCTCCATAACCTCACCTCATCCCTCACTGACACA AGGAGGGCCTATACAGTGGCTGCTCTGGTCCTGGCCTCCCTCTACTTCCTCTGCTGTCTGGTGCTCTTCCTGGGAGTCAAGGAGCAACTGG ctcctcttaGTACTCTGGGCAGGATCCAGCTGCCCTATCTGACTGGTGTGAAAATGGCGATGAGACACACTCCTTATGTCAGACTGATCTTtggctttcttttctcctcactCGCTTTTCAG ACAGCAGCTACACTGTCTATCCCGTTGTGGCAGATTCTGCTGGGTAGGCTGGGGAAGAAGACCACACTCTACATTGGCCTCTCT ATCTTTGCTCCAGTAGTGGCAGCCATTGTTTATATTGGCAACAGCCTTCCTATTTTCATCTTCATATCCATCATTGGAGGGTTCAGTCTGGCAGTGCTCTACCTGCTGccctg gtcTATGCTCCCAGACGTGGTGGATGACTTCAAGGTGAAGAACCCCAGCAGTAAAGACCTGGAGCCTGTCTTCTACTCCTGCTTCGTCTTCTTCAATAAGTTTGGAGGAGGGCTGTCTGTTGGATTATCCACCTTGGTGCTGCA TTTTGTTGGGTATAAGCCAGGGGCTTGCAGACACCCGCCAGCAGTAATCACGGCCCTGCGGGTCCTGATGGCTCCTGTTCCCATCGTTCTGCTTTTCACTGGGATTCTGCTCTTCTGTTTGTACCCCATCAACGAGAAGAGACGCCAGCAGATACAGAGGGATTTGTACAAAGCAGT GAAGGACGATGCTGGTGTTGCTATGGATACAGTTTCATCCTAG